Part of the Carnobacterium pleistocenium FTR1 genome is shown below.
AATAGGTGCAACTAATTGAGAAGATTCATCTTGAATCGTTAATTGTCCAGATTGAAATAAAGGAGAGGAAGCAAAATGTCCACCATCACTGATGATACCAACTGAAGAAATAGCACTTTTACGAACACCAAAGCCTTCTTCTTCCATGGCTTCTATGGCTTCTTCGACCGTCAAAAATTTCTCGTTTACTCGTGCACTTGAATGACTAGGATGAAGCAAAGATTCACCCATTTTTTGAGTTTCTTCTAATCCAATATCCGCAATAAATCTTTCGACTAGCCATGTTGGCATGCTCAACTCAATACTTAATCGTTCAATGGGATCTTCAATCATCTCGATGCTAGGAAATCCTTTACGATCAGCGTTTCTTAATACCCCATTAATGAATTTACTGATTCCGATATGACCTTTTTTCTTAGCCACTTCAACAGCCTCAAACAAAATCGCATGTACCGGTATTTTATCTAAATAAATCATTTGATAGATTGATAATCTCAATAGATTTCGGACCCATACATCAATTTTTTTAGCTTCACTTAAAAACGGAGCTAAATAAAAATCCAACGTTAATTTCCGTTGCAAAACACCATATACCAATTCAGTTAACAAGCGTGCATCCGCTGCGCTTAACTTATTTTTTTGAATCGCTTCATTAATCAATAAATTCGAATACGAACCTGTCTTATCCGTCCGTTCTAAAATTGACATTGCTAAATAACGACTTGTTTTTTTCACATTTCTTTTTTGCAGATTCTCATTAGTTTCCATTTGACCCTACCTTTTCTCCAACTTTTAGTTGGCTTCCCACTCCAGTTAAAAAAGCCATGATAGTCATTTTACTTCTTCCAGCTGGTTGAACTTCATTTATTTTTACAACTGTCTGATTCCCACAAGCTAAATAGAGTCCATCTTTTTCAATTCGTACAATGACTCCAGGAGAAGCAGTTGTTTTTTCTTCAGTAGGCGTCACATCCCATAACTTCAGCCTTTTCCCCTCTGCTACCGTATAGGCTACTGGCCAAGGACGCATGCCGCGAACTTGGTAATCAACTTCAGCAGCTGTCTTAGTCCAATCGACTTCTTCTTCTTCGCGTTTAATATTAGGTGAAAACGTAACTTCTGCTTCGTTTTGTTTTACCGGTGTAATGTCTCCTGCTAATAATTTAGGTAAAGTTTCCATTAATAATTCTTTGCCTAAAAGACTTAACCGATCAAATAAAGTTCCAACATCATCATCTCGAGTAATTTCTAATGATTTCTGTAAGATAATATCTCCTGCGTCCATTTTTTTCTCCATATATATGATGGAAACCCCAGTCTCTTTTTCTCCTTGCATGAGGGCATAGTGAACTGGAGCACCGCCACGATACTTAGGCAATAATGAAGCATGCACATTAATAGCTCCATATTTAGGAGCAGCTAAGAGTTTTTGCGGCAAAAATTGTCCAAACGCTGCTGTAACGATCAAGTCTGGTTCTAATGCAATAAGTGCTTCCATTTCGGGAGAGCCTGAAATTTTTTCTGGTTGAAAAACAGGTAAATTATGTTGCATAGCAGCTGCCTTAACAGGCGAAGCTGTCAAGGTCTTCTTTCTACCCACTGGTCTATCTGGTTGTGTAACAACAGCTACGACTTGATACTCAGAATCAATTAATGCTTCTAGTATTGGAACCGAAAAAGCTGGAGTTCCCATAAATATGATTTTTGTCATTCTAAGTTCGCCTCCATATAGTTTTCTAAATCTTCTGGTTTAATTTTTTGAATAATTTTATCAGTGAATAATTTTCCATCTAAGTGCTCTAGCTCATGCTGAAAAGCGCGGGAGAGGTAGTCATCCGC
Proteins encoded:
- the rsmB gene encoding 16S rRNA (cytosine(967)-C(5))-methyltransferase RsmB; translated protein: METNENLQKRNVKKTSRYLAMSILERTDKTGSYSNLLINEAIQKNKLSAADARLLTELVYGVLQRKLTLDFYLAPFLSEAKKIDVWVRNLLRLSIYQMIYLDKIPVHAILFEAVEVAKKKGHIGISKFINGVLRNADRKGFPSIEMIEDPIERLSIELSMPTWLVERFIADIGLEETQKMGESLLHPSHSSARVNEKFLTVEEAIEAMEEEGFGVRKSAISSVGIISDGGHFASSPLFQSGQLTIQDESSQLVAPILQLEPHHQVLDACAAPGGKTTHIASYLSAEAGGKVTALDLHEHKVALITENAKRMHIEDVVVAMKLDARNVDQVFPNEQFDRILVDAPCSGLGLMRRKPDIKYTKKEKDLLNLQKVQLGILEQVAPKLKVGGLLVYSTCTITNEENKETVEKFLATHKNFEQASIKVEESLSGCLKDGSLQLYPHDFGTDGFFISCLRKVQN
- the fmt gene encoding methionyl-tRNA formyltransferase; the encoded protein is MTKIIFMGTPAFSVPILEALIDSEYQVVAVVTQPDRPVGRKKTLTASPVKAAAMQHNLPVFQPEKISGSPEMEALIALEPDLIVTAAFGQFLPQKLLAAPKYGAINVHASLLPKYRGGAPVHYALMQGEKETGVSIIYMEKKMDAGDIILQKSLEITRDDDVGTLFDRLSLLGKELLMETLPKLLAGDITPVKQNEAEVTFSPNIKREEEEVDWTKTAAEVDYQVRGMRPWPVAYTVAEGKRLKLWDVTPTEEKTTASPGVIVRIEKDGLYLACGNQTVVKINEVQPAGRSKMTIMAFLTGVGSQLKVGEKVGSNGN